One Idiomarina loihiensis L2TR genomic window carries:
- the elbB gene encoding isoprenoid biosynthesis glyoxalase ElbB, translating to MKKVAVILSGSGVFDGAEVNEAVLTLLHIAKQGASYECFAPDIEQMHTINHLKGEESGDKRNVLEEAARITRGEVKPLTDLDSSEFDALILPGGFGVAKNFCDFAVKGADMTVNDQVLKVGKAFVEAKKPAGYMCISPVLLPHIYGKGVKVTIGNDGEVASAINKMGGEHVNCGVRDIVVDDKHQLVTTPAYMLAENLPDAEEGISKLVEKVLYMAA from the coding sequence ATGAAAAAAGTAGCAGTTATTTTATCCGGCTCTGGTGTTTTTGACGGAGCCGAAGTGAACGAAGCTGTATTAACCCTATTGCACATAGCAAAGCAGGGTGCCAGCTACGAATGCTTTGCACCAGACATTGAACAAATGCACACTATTAACCATCTTAAGGGTGAAGAAAGCGGTGACAAGCGCAATGTTCTGGAAGAAGCTGCACGTATCACTCGCGGTGAGGTTAAACCCTTAACCGACTTAGATTCGTCTGAGTTTGACGCGTTAATATTGCCGGGCGGTTTTGGTGTTGCCAAGAACTTCTGCGATTTTGCCGTTAAAGGTGCTGATATGACGGTAAACGACCAGGTGTTGAAAGTTGGTAAAGCCTTTGTTGAGGCGAAGAAACCAGCAGGCTACATGTGTATTTCCCCTGTCTTGTTGCCACACATTTACGGAAAGGGTGTGAAAGTGACTATTGGTAACGACGGCGAAGTTGCCAGTGCTATTAATAAAATGGGCGGCGAGCACGTGAACTGCGGTGTTCGAGATATTGTTGTTGATGACAAGCACCAGTTAGTGACCACACCGGCCTATATGCTGGCTGAAAACCTGCCTGATGCCGAAGAGGGTATTAGTAAGCTGGTTGAAAAAGTCTTGTATATGGCGGCCTAA
- a CDS encoding NADH:flavin oxidoreductase, with protein sequence MSSAFDDFELKGHKLENRFVVAPMTRTSADKKGKPTELMGEYYERFAKGGWSMIISEGVYTDRQASQGYENQPGITDAPQTDAWKEIVERVHKHDCKFIMQLMHAGAQFQHNEYTDTPIAPSEVKPKGEPLDLYGKTDGWPEVKAMDETDFDAVMNGFVGAVNRAKEAGFDGVELHAANGYLLNEFLSDYFNQRPDQWGGDMAKRMHFLELVVKAAKSAAGDDFIVGVRLSQITVTDSDYQWPEGEDAMIKVVKAMEKAGVDYIHTTDTDVMRKPFKGGSNKSLGDIVQEFSDIPLIVNGGISEKNYEHVAGHYPNALLAMAKTSLANPDFPIRIKSSEPIRQLDFAMLQPTATLENEWKWRDENDAHIELD encoded by the coding sequence ATGAGTTCAGCATTTGATGATTTTGAATTAAAAGGCCACAAGCTTGAAAACCGTTTTGTTGTGGCTCCCATGACACGAACCAGTGCCGACAAGAAGGGCAAGCCAACGGAGTTAATGGGCGAGTATTACGAGCGTTTCGCGAAAGGTGGTTGGAGTATGATCATCAGCGAAGGCGTATACACAGACCGGCAGGCAAGCCAGGGGTATGAAAATCAGCCGGGCATTACCGACGCACCACAAACCGACGCCTGGAAAGAAATTGTCGAACGAGTACACAAGCATGACTGCAAGTTTATTATGCAGTTGATGCATGCTGGCGCTCAGTTCCAGCATAATGAATACACAGACACACCCATTGCGCCCAGCGAAGTAAAGCCTAAAGGTGAACCGCTGGACTTGTATGGCAAAACCGACGGCTGGCCCGAAGTGAAAGCCATGGATGAAACGGATTTTGATGCCGTTATGAACGGTTTTGTTGGTGCCGTAAACCGGGCTAAAGAGGCCGGTTTTGACGGGGTTGAGTTGCACGCAGCTAATGGGTACTTACTGAATGAGTTTTTAAGTGACTACTTTAACCAGCGTCCTGACCAGTGGGGCGGAGACATGGCAAAACGCATGCATTTTCTGGAATTAGTGGTTAAGGCCGCGAAATCCGCCGCAGGCGATGACTTCATTGTCGGTGTGCGTTTAAGCCAAATTACCGTAACGGACTCTGATTATCAGTGGCCGGAAGGCGAAGACGCCATGATAAAAGTGGTCAAGGCCATGGAAAAAGCCGGTGTGGATTACATTCACACAACAGATACGGACGTAATGCGTAAGCCATTTAAAGGTGGCAGTAATAAGTCATTGGGCGATATTGTGCAGGAGTTTTCGGACATTCCGTTAATTGTAAACGGTGGTATTAGCGAGAAAAACTATGAGCACGTCGCGGGGCATTATCCTAATGCTTTGCTTGCTATGGCGAAAACGTCATTAGCGAATCCGGACTTTCCTATTCGCATTAAGTCTTCCGAGCCAATACGCCAGTTAGATTTTGCCATGCTGCAACCAACCGCTACACTTGAGAATGAATGGAAGTGGCGCGATGAAAACGACGCACACATTGAACTGGATTAA
- a CDS encoding peptidase C39 family protein codes for MASIQPARNEHLDAVAALEAVTFPEDAISKRSFRRFIESPSADFQVLLLNEKVIGYTVVLYRNNTNLARLYALVVEKEHRSKGYGRRLLQAAEDLADERHSLFLRTEVATSNTVGQQLMNSEGFRAIELREAYFPPSASQSTDALVLQKLLPRYEMGEDAGVGATEEYVPMLTQSTEFTCGPASLLMAMDYFGRPSSDPQAEELEIWRQATTIYMTSGHGGCGPHGLARAAFQRGLKVRVEVNTDQPLFVDSVRQEQKKTVMQRIQQADMTYLEKHGVPIVVRDYDVTLIKEDLSQGCLVMVLISTYQFDGIRAPHWVLICAADDDFIYINDPDYDTLPWESPTERQYLPVPISTFSKAFGYGGRKQKAAVVLSADLTTK; via the coding sequence ATGGCCAGTATTCAACCGGCACGTAATGAGCATTTAGACGCGGTAGCGGCGCTAGAAGCTGTCACTTTCCCCGAAGATGCGATCAGTAAGCGCAGTTTTCGGCGGTTTATTGAGTCGCCTAGCGCCGATTTTCAGGTGTTACTGCTGAACGAAAAGGTCATTGGTTATACCGTTGTCCTGTACCGAAATAATACAAATCTGGCTCGACTCTATGCTTTGGTTGTCGAAAAGGAACATCGTAGTAAAGGCTATGGTCGACGTTTGTTGCAAGCTGCAGAAGACCTGGCCGATGAACGACACTCCCTGTTTTTACGTACCGAGGTAGCAACCTCTAATACAGTAGGGCAACAGCTGATGAACAGCGAAGGCTTCCGTGCAATAGAGCTGCGCGAAGCCTATTTCCCGCCTTCTGCATCGCAATCGACAGATGCTCTGGTTCTGCAAAAACTGTTGCCTCGTTACGAAATGGGCGAAGATGCGGGCGTGGGAGCAACCGAAGAATACGTTCCTATGCTGACCCAGTCGACGGAGTTTACCTGCGGCCCCGCAAGCCTGCTAATGGCTATGGACTACTTCGGCCGGCCCAGTAGCGACCCGCAAGCCGAAGAGCTGGAAATTTGGCGTCAGGCGACGACCATTTATATGACCTCCGGGCACGGCGGCTGTGGCCCTCATGGGCTGGCGCGGGCGGCGTTTCAGCGTGGCCTGAAAGTTCGGGTGGAAGTGAATACCGACCAGCCACTATTTGTGGATTCGGTTCGTCAAGAGCAGAAAAAAACGGTTATGCAGCGCATACAGCAGGCCGATATGACCTACCTGGAAAAACATGGTGTTCCCATTGTTGTACGCGACTATGACGTGACGTTAATAAAAGAGGACTTAAGCCAGGGCTGTCTGGTTATGGTGCTTATCTCTACTTATCAGTTTGACGGTATTAGGGCACCGCATTGGGTCTTAATTTGCGCGGCCGACGATGACTTTATCTACATAAACGACCCCGATTACGACACTTTACCCTGGGAATCTCCTACCGAACGTCAGTATTTACCTGTGCCTATAAGTACCTTCAGCAAAGCCTTTGGCTACGGTGGTCGTAAGCAAAAAGCAGCGGTTGTACTTTCAGCTGATTTAACAACAAAGTGA
- a CDS encoding TrkH family potassium uptake protein: MNLKATLRLLTWPMIWIASIQCFFGLLSVFVFRDKTFTDFIYSSLLCLVLALFLFIRTNNGEQKKIFFREALAFASFTWILIGVLGALPIMSVTGVSFTDAVFESVSAMTTTGATILTGLDEMPKSFLLYRQFLQWMGGLGIVIFVVAILPMLNVGGMRLLKAETPGPIKNEKLAPRVASTSRYLWLVYLCLTIGCAGSYWLAGMSPFDAIAHSLTTVSTGGFSPYDASMGHFQQPIILIVADVFMILGAISFALHHKLFTARAISGYWKDEETRWFLIALAVFSVILTALAFNAQTHHSFGESLNQAVFHVVSFMTSTGYGADDLSAWPAATAGFLVAASYLGGCAGSTAGGNKFVRNVITLRILKHQMLQAIHPRAILKVVYQGKAVTNDVIQAVMSFMLMVAISSMVLTLILMLTGLDFFSAFTAVSACLNVLGPGFGEVSSNFIPVSDTGTWVLTLAMILGRLEYFTLLTLLLPQFWRD, translated from the coding sequence GTGAATCTAAAAGCAACGTTGCGCCTATTAACCTGGCCTATGATCTGGATTGCCTCAATTCAGTGTTTTTTTGGTTTGCTTTCGGTTTTTGTCTTTAGGGACAAAACCTTTACCGACTTTATTTATTCCTCTTTGCTCTGCCTTGTTCTCGCGCTCTTTCTATTCATACGCACTAATAACGGCGAGCAAAAGAAAATCTTTTTCCGCGAAGCCTTGGCGTTCGCTTCATTCACCTGGATTTTAATAGGCGTTCTGGGAGCATTACCCATTATGTCCGTTACCGGGGTTAGCTTTACCGACGCAGTATTTGAGTCGGTCAGCGCTATGACCACCACCGGTGCCACCATTCTCACCGGCCTTGATGAAATGCCCAAAAGCTTTTTACTGTACCGCCAGTTTCTGCAATGGATGGGCGGGCTCGGTATCGTGATTTTTGTAGTCGCCATTCTTCCCATGCTAAACGTGGGTGGCATGCGCCTGCTTAAGGCTGAAACTCCGGGTCCCATTAAAAATGAGAAGTTAGCACCACGTGTTGCGAGTACAAGCCGTTACCTCTGGTTAGTTTACCTGTGCCTGACAATAGGCTGTGCCGGCAGTTACTGGTTGGCCGGAATGTCTCCTTTCGATGCCATAGCCCATAGTCTGACGACCGTATCAACCGGCGGGTTTTCGCCCTACGACGCCAGTATGGGCCACTTTCAGCAACCAATTATTCTTATAGTTGCCGATGTGTTTATGATTCTGGGGGCTATCAGTTTTGCCCTGCACCATAAACTGTTTACAGCCAGAGCCATAAGTGGCTACTGGAAAGACGAGGAAACTCGCTGGTTTTTAATTGCATTGGCCGTTTTCAGCGTTATTCTTACCGCTCTGGCATTTAACGCTCAAACTCATCATTCCTTCGGGGAGTCTCTGAATCAGGCGGTTTTTCATGTCGTTTCCTTTATGACCAGTACCGGTTACGGTGCCGATGACCTTTCGGCGTGGCCTGCGGCTACGGCTGGTTTTTTAGTGGCAGCCAGTTACCTGGGCGGCTGCGCCGGGTCAACTGCCGGAGGCAACAAATTTGTCCGTAATGTCATTACCTTACGCATCCTGAAACACCAAATGCTGCAGGCCATCCACCCGCGTGCCATTCTGAAAGTGGTGTATCAGGGAAAAGCGGTGACTAACGACGTGATTCAGGCGGTAATGAGCTTTATGCTAATGGTCGCAATTAGTTCCATGGTGCTTACCCTCATACTGATGCTGACCGGGCTGGATTTTTTCTCGGCATTTACCGCCGTTTCGGCGTGTCTGAACGTACTTGGTCCGGGTTTTGGCGAAGTTTCCAGTAACTTTATTCCGGTATCAGACACCGGAACCTGGGTACTGACGTTAGCAATGATTTTAGGACGCCTTGAATACTTTACTTTGCTAACATTGTTACTTCCTCAATTCTGGCGGGACTAG
- a CDS encoding sensor histidine kinase gives MSKQPWLGYLASVAITCTAAGLAYLLDHWLLPTSGTVLILQLAVLLIAFLTNFRAALLAVVLALLLFNFLFTEPRYSLHMTDIDEMVTAIVFIAVGVITSHLVTLFRNQKESLRQAQLRSNILLSVSHDLRTPLASVIGNLSTLQAYQERLPEQERAELLQGALDESDRLHRYIENLLQATRLQHGEIRLTHAVQDIRPVISKTLSRFASQERLLVKDNLQHAMVEVQSSLLEQALFNVIDNAMRFSGETAPVTLSLSETDKFIVIDIKDEGPGIETSKRSLVFNVFYSSREKDSGTGGTGLGLSVAKGIIDIHNGHIGIEESPDGCLVRIKLPRANITEEVS, from the coding sequence ATGAGTAAACAGCCCTGGTTAGGTTACCTGGCCTCCGTTGCCATCACCTGCACCGCGGCGGGTCTTGCTTACCTGCTCGATCACTGGTTATTGCCCACCTCCGGCACGGTACTCATTCTGCAACTGGCGGTGTTGCTTATTGCATTTTTAACCAATTTTCGCGCGGCACTACTTGCCGTTGTTCTGGCCTTGCTGCTGTTTAATTTTTTATTTACAGAACCGCGCTATTCGCTGCACATGACTGACATAGACGAAATGGTTACTGCAATTGTATTTATTGCCGTGGGCGTTATTACCAGCCACTTAGTCACCTTGTTCAGAAACCAAAAAGAAAGCTTACGTCAGGCCCAGCTGCGCTCAAACATTCTGCTATCGGTTTCACACGACCTGAGAACCCCGCTGGCCAGCGTCATTGGCAATTTAAGTACATTGCAGGCGTATCAGGAGCGTTTGCCGGAACAAGAACGGGCCGAGCTGTTACAGGGTGCGCTCGATGAGAGTGACCGCTTGCATCGTTATATTGAAAACCTGTTACAGGCTACCCGACTACAGCACGGCGAAATTCGTTTGACCCATGCAGTGCAGGATATTCGTCCGGTTATCAGTAAAACGCTTTCGCGCTTTGCTTCACAAGAACGGTTACTGGTTAAAGATAACCTGCAGCACGCTATGGTTGAGGTTCAGTCCTCGCTGCTGGAGCAGGCATTGTTTAATGTTATTGATAACGCGATGCGCTTTTCCGGCGAGACAGCGCCGGTTACTTTGTCACTGTCAGAAACCGACAAGTTCATTGTCATTGATATTAAAGATGAAGGCCCCGGCATAGAAACCAGTAAGCGCTCGCTTGTATTTAATGTTTTTTATTCGTCGCGCGAGAAAGACTCAGGCACTGGCGGAACCGGTCTGGGGCTGTCTGTTGCTAAAGGAATAATCGATATTCATAACGGCCACATAGGTATTGAAGAAAGTCCTGATGGCTGCCTTGTCCGAATTAAATTACCACGCGCCAACATCACAGAGGAAGTCTCATGA
- a CDS encoding response regulator, which translates to MNAQARTDGPRILVIDDEPQIRRFMRASLTAEGYTYLEAATAEQGIKQITSQNPHLVILDLGLPDADGYQVMRQLREWSQVPVLVLTARDDELQKVKLLEGGANDYLTKPFGIRELMARIHVLLRDLSIEQPTAEAQLRFGELLIDREQHKVFLQNEIVNLSRKEYALLDFLVSHPQKLVTQQQLLEKIWGQTHQEDTHYLRIFVSQVRKKLKDDPAQPKYIETEPGVGYRFIAEKS; encoded by the coding sequence ATGAATGCACAAGCCCGCACCGACGGCCCCCGCATTTTAGTCATTGATGACGAACCACAGATACGACGCTTTATGCGGGCCTCTCTCACTGCCGAAGGTTATACCTACCTGGAAGCAGCGACAGCCGAGCAAGGGATAAAGCAGATTACCAGCCAGAACCCGCATTTGGTTATTCTGGACTTAGGTCTGCCTGACGCTGACGGCTATCAGGTCATGCGCCAGCTGCGCGAATGGAGTCAGGTGCCGGTATTGGTACTGACGGCGCGCGACGACGAACTGCAGAAAGTGAAACTGCTGGAAGGTGGTGCTAACGACTACCTGACCAAACCCTTTGGTATTCGGGAGCTTATGGCGCGTATTCATGTTTTATTACGCGACCTCTCCATTGAACAACCCACAGCCGAGGCTCAGCTTCGTTTTGGTGAGTTACTCATCGACCGCGAGCAACACAAAGTGTTTCTGCAAAACGAGATAGTTAACTTGTCCCGTAAAGAATACGCCTTACTGGACTTCTTAGTCAGCCACCCGCAAAAACTCGTTACTCAGCAACAGTTGCTGGAGAAAATTTGGGGCCAAACACACCAGGAAGACACCCACTATTTGCGTATTTTTGTCAGCCAGGTACGTAAAAAGCTCAAAGATGACCCGGCGCAGCCAAAGTATATAGAAACAGAACCCGGTGTCGGTTACCGGTTTATCGCAGAGAAATCCTGA
- the purM gene encoding phosphoribosylformylglycinamidine cyclo-ligase, whose amino-acid sequence MSDKKPSLSYKDAGVDIDAGNALVERIKGVTKRTHRPEVMGNIGGFGALCEIPAGYKQPVLVSGTDGVGTKLRLAIDLKRHRGVGIDLVAMCVNDLIVQGAEPLFFLDYYATGKLDVDVAADVVAGIGDGCEQSGCALIGGETAEMPGMYEGGDYDLAGFCTGVVEKSEIIDGTKVADGDALIALASSGPHSNGYSLIRKIIEVSGADLESHLQGKTLADHLLEPTRIYVKPVLELIKHVPVHALSHITGGGFWENIPRVLPKGSKAVIDGNSWDWPVIFDWLKENGNISMKEMYRTFNCGVGMVIAVPNEQADKAIQILTDAGEDAWKIGRIANAAEGEEQVDILADETH is encoded by the coding sequence GTGAGCGATAAAAAACCTTCTTTAAGTTATAAAGACGCGGGCGTCGACATTGACGCTGGTAATGCATTGGTTGAACGTATTAAAGGCGTTACCAAGCGCACGCACCGGCCTGAAGTCATGGGTAACATTGGTGGGTTTGGTGCTCTGTGTGAAATTCCGGCGGGTTATAAACAGCCGGTTTTGGTGTCCGGCACCGACGGTGTAGGTACCAAGCTGCGTTTAGCCATAGACCTTAAGCGCCACCGCGGTGTGGGTATCGACTTGGTTGCCATGTGCGTCAACGACCTTATTGTACAGGGTGCTGAGCCGCTGTTTTTTCTCGACTATTATGCAACCGGCAAACTGGACGTAGACGTAGCAGCTGACGTGGTTGCCGGTATCGGCGACGGCTGTGAACAGTCGGGTTGTGCTCTTATTGGTGGGGAAACCGCAGAAATGCCAGGCATGTACGAAGGCGGCGATTATGACTTAGCCGGTTTCTGTACCGGTGTGGTGGAAAAGTCTGAAATTATTGACGGCACCAAAGTTGCCGACGGCGATGCCTTAATTGCTCTGGCTTCAAGCGGACCTCATTCAAATGGTTACTCGCTTATTCGCAAAATTATTGAAGTGAGCGGTGCCGATTTAGAGTCTCATCTGCAAGGCAAAACACTGGCTGATCATTTATTAGAACCTACCCGCATTTACGTTAAACCGGTTCTGGAGCTGATTAAACACGTACCTGTACATGCATTGTCACACATTACCGGTGGCGGCTTCTGGGAAAACATTCCACGCGTTTTACCGAAAGGCAGCAAAGCCGTTATTGATGGCAACAGCTGGGACTGGCCAGTTATTTTTGACTGGTTAAAAGAGAACGGCAATATCAGCATGAAAGAAATGTACCGCACCTTTAACTGTGGTGTGGGTATGGTTATTGCGGTACCCAACGAGCAAGCAGATAAAGCCATTCAAATTCTGACAGACGCCGGTGAAGACGCCTGGAAAATTGGCCGTATTGCCAACGCGGCTGAAGGCGAAGAGCAAGTCGACATTCTGGCCGACGAGACTCACTAA
- the purN gene encoding phosphoribosylglycinamide formyltransferase: MKRIVVLISGTGSNMQAIQQACEDEKVTGEIVAVISNKASAKGLEKAAAKGIDTEVLSHKEFDSREAYDAELKSLIDSYQPDLVVLAGFMRILTGEFTRHYEGRMFNIHPSLLPKYKGVNTHQRALDAGDTEHGVSVHFVTEELDGGPVVLQAKVPIFEGDTVEEVQARVHEQEHRIYPLVVNWFCQERLKLQGGRVTLDGEVLGAQGYATE, from the coding sequence ATGAAACGTATTGTTGTACTAATTTCAGGTACCGGTAGTAATATGCAGGCCATTCAACAGGCCTGCGAAGATGAAAAAGTAACAGGTGAAATCGTTGCGGTTATTTCCAATAAAGCCTCGGCTAAAGGCCTGGAAAAAGCTGCTGCTAAAGGCATTGATACCGAGGTATTGAGTCATAAAGAGTTTGACTCTCGCGAGGCTTATGACGCCGAACTGAAGTCGCTGATTGACAGTTATCAGCCCGATTTAGTGGTTCTTGCTGGCTTTATGCGCATTCTGACGGGTGAGTTTACGCGCCACTACGAAGGCCGCATGTTCAACATTCACCCTTCTCTTCTTCCTAAATATAAAGGTGTGAATACGCACCAGCGGGCATTAGACGCGGGCGATACCGAACACGGCGTGAGTGTGCATTTTGTGACAGAAGAACTCGACGGTGGCCCAGTGGTATTGCAGGCTAAAGTACCTATTTTTGAGGGCGACACAGTGGAAGAAGTTCAGGCTCGCGTGCACGAGCAGGAACACCGTATTTATCCGCTGGTGGTTAACTGGTTTTGTCAGGAGCGTCTTAAGCTGCAAGGCGGTCGCGTTACACTAGACGGCGAAGTTCTGGGCGCTCAAGGCTACGCAACCGAATAA
- a CDS encoding IS110 family transposase — translation MAIVNRIALDLAKDFIQVLALDENEQEVFNKKLRSNKVLAKLATLSRTDDCEVAVESCGMSHYWRRECEKLGYKTVALPPRFVKAYLQGEKNDANDARAIAEAASRPNRQTVRLKSIEQQDLALMVNQREGFVQTRTQFSNRLRGQLAEYGILLPKRVGTILQRVPEVLEDDSNALTLQSRDLINRLYQMLRAVDEEVKALDKHLATQAERNEDSQRLMTLPGIGPITATSLLALIGDVSEFKRGRNLSEYLGLVPRQNSSGGKDRLGGITKKGNTKLRTLLVHGARSALRVAQQRHDRLSLWAQDVAKRRGNNVAAVALANKHARIIWAMLKNKEDYRMTAA, via the coding sequence ATGGCTATTGTAAACAGAATTGCCCTGGATTTGGCAAAGGATTTTATTCAGGTTTTGGCGCTGGATGAAAATGAGCAGGAAGTTTTTAATAAAAAACTGCGCAGCAATAAAGTGTTAGCGAAGCTGGCGACGCTGAGCCGTACGGATGACTGTGAAGTAGCGGTTGAGTCCTGCGGCATGAGTCATTACTGGCGCCGCGAATGTGAAAAGCTGGGTTATAAAACGGTGGCGTTGCCACCGCGTTTCGTCAAAGCGTACCTGCAGGGTGAGAAGAACGATGCGAATGACGCCCGGGCGATAGCCGAGGCGGCATCACGACCCAACCGTCAGACGGTCAGGCTGAAAAGCATTGAGCAGCAGGACTTAGCATTGATGGTCAATCAGCGGGAAGGCTTCGTGCAGACGAGAACGCAGTTCTCGAATAGGTTGCGGGGGCAACTGGCCGAATACGGCATTCTTTTACCGAAGCGAGTCGGTACGATATTACAGAGAGTACCGGAGGTACTGGAAGACGACAGCAATGCGCTGACGCTTCAGTCACGGGACCTCATCAACCGGCTCTATCAGATGCTGCGAGCGGTGGATGAAGAAGTTAAAGCGCTGGATAAGCACTTAGCGACACAGGCCGAAAGGAATGAAGACAGTCAGCGGCTGATGACCCTGCCGGGTATCGGACCGATAACAGCGACCTCGCTGCTGGCACTGATAGGTGATGTGAGTGAATTTAAACGCGGCCGCAACCTGTCGGAATACCTGGGACTGGTACCACGGCAAAACAGCAGTGGCGGTAAAGACCGTTTAGGCGGTATTACCAAAAAAGGGAACACCAAACTCAGGACACTGCTGGTGCATGGCGCCCGCTCGGCACTGCGGGTGGCACAACAGCGCCACGACAGGCTGAGCCTCTGGGCACAGGATGTCGCTAAACGCAGAGGCAACAACGTTGCAGCGGTGGCACTGGCTAACAAGCACGCCCGGATAATCTGGGCGATGTTAAAGAATAAAGAAGATTACCGGATGACTGCTGCTTAA
- a CDS encoding DUF3108 domain-containing protein, with protein MKRTVSWLVSSVLLSGLAMNTAVADSQQKAGQPIEQSMKPYQADYVITRGDSEYGEGYRYLEVSPEDEWQLRTKSDISWFILSDTREARSVFIVDEENSRLEPREFIYMRTGTGSDKSFHGEFKPNEKKVRNVDTGRMLGVNWEDALFDEANVTEQLRVDLASGAETFKYRLVDEKGQEDEYRFEVLTTEELSLPYGEVEAIKVGRIRDNNRRQTFLWFAPELNYVMVKMKQFKEGDEQATMSLKSLSM; from the coding sequence GTGAAAAGGACCGTCAGTTGGCTGGTATCCAGCGTATTATTAAGTGGCTTGGCAATGAATACCGCTGTTGCAGATAGTCAGCAGAAAGCCGGGCAACCCATCGAACAATCAATGAAGCCGTATCAGGCTGACTACGTGATCACGCGTGGTGACAGCGAGTATGGGGAAGGTTACCGTTATCTTGAGGTGTCGCCGGAGGACGAATGGCAACTGCGAACAAAGTCGGATATTTCCTGGTTTATTTTGTCGGACACCCGTGAAGCTCGTTCAGTATTTATTGTGGATGAAGAGAATAGCCGGTTGGAGCCTCGCGAATTTATTTACATGAGAACCGGCACCGGATCGGATAAGTCCTTTCATGGTGAATTCAAACCGAATGAGAAAAAGGTTCGTAATGTGGACACCGGACGCATGCTGGGTGTGAACTGGGAAGACGCGTTATTTGATGAAGCCAATGTGACCGAACAATTACGTGTAGATTTGGCCAGCGGAGCTGAAACTTTTAAGTACCGGTTGGTTGATGAAAAAGGTCAAGAAGACGAATACCGTTTTGAGGTGCTGACAACAGAAGAGTTGTCGTTGCCTTACGGTGAGGTTGAAGCAATAAAAGTCGGGCGTATAAGGGATAATAACCGGCGCCAGACCTTTTTGTGGTTTGCGCCGGAGCTAAATTACGTGATGGTGAAAATGAAACAGTTTAAAGAAGGTGACGAGCAGGCCACCATGTCGCTGAAAAGCTTGTCTATGTGA